The Micromonospora sp. WMMD961 genome has a segment encoding these proteins:
- a CDS encoding ATP-binding protein: MAIGVLGLTVGLALGGVVLLGALGFVLQRTVDTEAFRTADAVALLAAEDALPDPLPVAGGQVRVQVVDAQGRIRAASIDADRLVPMVRPERLDHDRRQRLEVPAERVGLAGPVRVVAVPVGTAADPLTVLVARSMADVRHSTHVVRTILLVAFPLLVAVLAAVAWRVVGATLRPVEALRRGAEEITGRASAGRLPVPASADEIHRLAVTLNGMLDRLESARIRQRAFVSDAAHELRSPLTNIRTELEVAQRLADRTDWTAVTANLLVDTDRLSRLVDDLLLLARLDEAPPSRGVDPVELGALLAEVAARYPSPPVRVESPPDPLWTTGNTDELRRVLANLVDNAVRHAYGSVVLAAEATSTAVGRVVGPGVGAYHLVTVTDDGPGIPVADRERVFDRFTRLDDGRARDDGGAGLGLAIVRELVRRAGGGIALTDGPEQRGLRVRLLLPAAATEDRRGSHPDGP; the protein is encoded by the coding sequence ATGGCGATCGGAGTGCTCGGCCTCACCGTCGGGCTCGCCCTGGGTGGGGTGGTACTGCTCGGCGCGCTCGGCTTCGTGCTCCAGCGAACCGTCGACACCGAGGCGTTCCGGACCGCCGACGCGGTCGCCCTGCTCGCCGCCGAGGACGCGTTACCCGACCCGCTGCCGGTGGCCGGCGGTCAGGTGCGCGTCCAGGTCGTCGACGCGCAGGGGCGGATCAGGGCCGCCTCGATCGACGCCGACCGGCTGGTGCCGATGGTCCGCCCGGAGCGGCTGGACCACGACCGTCGGCAGCGACTGGAGGTGCCGGCCGAGCGGGTGGGGCTGGCCGGCCCGGTCCGGGTGGTCGCCGTACCCGTCGGCACGGCGGCGGACCCGCTCACCGTGCTGGTCGCCCGCTCGATGGCCGACGTGCGGCACAGCACCCACGTGGTGCGGACCATCCTGCTGGTCGCGTTCCCGCTGCTGGTGGCGGTGCTGGCCGCGGTGGCGTGGCGGGTGGTCGGCGCGACTCTGCGGCCGGTCGAGGCGCTGCGCCGAGGCGCGGAGGAGATCACTGGTCGGGCGTCCGCCGGCAGGTTGCCGGTGCCCGCGTCCGCCGACGAGATCCACCGGTTGGCGGTCACCCTCAACGGCATGCTGGACCGGCTGGAATCCGCCCGGATCCGGCAGCGGGCATTCGTCTCCGACGCCGCACACGAGCTGCGCAGCCCGTTGACCAACATCCGGACCGAGCTGGAGGTGGCCCAGCGCCTCGCCGACCGGACGGACTGGACAGCGGTGACCGCCAACCTGCTCGTCGACACCGACCGGTTGAGCCGGCTGGTCGACGACCTCCTGCTGCTGGCCCGCCTGGACGAAGCTCCACCGAGCCGAGGGGTCGACCCGGTGGAGTTGGGCGCGCTTCTGGCCGAGGTCGCCGCCCGCTACCCGTCACCACCGGTCCGGGTGGAGTCGCCGCCGGACCCGCTGTGGACGACCGGCAACACCGACGAGCTGCGTCGTGTGCTGGCCAACCTGGTCGACAACGCGGTCCGGCACGCGTACGGCAGTGTCGTGCTCGCGGCCGAGGCGACCTCTACGGCGGTGGGGCGTGTGGTCGGGCCGGGCGTCGGGGCGTACCACCTGGTGACGGTGACCGACGACGGCCCGGGGATCCCGGTCGCGGACCGGGAGCGGGTCTTCGATCGGTTCACCCGCCTGGACGACGGACGGGCCCGCGACGACGGGGGCGCCGGCCTGGGGCTGGCCATCGTCCGGGAGTTGGTGCGACGTGCGGGCGGCGGCATCGCCCTGACCGACGGGCCCGAGCAGCGTGGGCTGCGGGTGCGCCTGCTGCTGCCGGCGGCAGCCACCGAGGACCGCCGTGGGTCACATCCGGACGGACCGTGA
- a CDS encoding tetratricopeptide repeat protein, with protein MSSGFGELTDQAHDLVSAGDLAGAQQLLADALTDADPRPANATAELAEAASLQARVLVALGEPHSARGWAAFAYAATTRLHGRSDPRTVAAAATLAAVLHRVGSHSRAARLYQEVIIELTAQDGPESLRVLAAHADLATVEYARGQCTVARDRLQDAWELHREVYGDGHPSGIKMLARLGAMQRDCGQFAEAHDNLALARELCRQHLPADDPLAAQVATLARAAANPDHACTHNPPTARDSPVVPAARVPPHESGPAEAGYQPSTPPPQHTATAAGGSVPNPRTPADEPVGSAGWPPEPASESTPYPTDAPVPPSVVGLAGGTEEQSGVYRLRRPPEPYAPLEPYTPSRLLPVPVHRAPPTQRNRLVPVLVAGVVVVLLGAAAVIAGVARVGGDEPTPPPASGSPTAAPPTSTAPASTGAPPTPGGIAAPPGSPPGTVTLRDTRDSIALNWTYPAGSEGPVVIAGGRTGQDRNVFATLPAGTTTYVIYALNRTNDYCFTVAVVWSTDTVASSEQVCTRRR; from the coding sequence GTGTCTTCCGGCTTCGGTGAACTGACTGATCAGGCGCACGACCTCGTGTCGGCTGGCGATCTGGCCGGCGCGCAGCAGCTTCTCGCCGACGCGCTCACCGACGCCGACCCCCGCCCGGCCAACGCCACCGCCGAACTGGCCGAGGCGGCCAGCCTTCAGGCGCGGGTGCTGGTCGCCCTCGGTGAGCCGCATTCGGCCCGAGGCTGGGCCGCCTTCGCGTACGCGGCCACCACCCGGCTGCACGGCCGCTCCGACCCGCGCACGGTGGCCGCCGCGGCGACCCTGGCCGCGGTGCTGCACCGGGTCGGCAGCCACTCCCGCGCCGCCCGGCTCTACCAGGAAGTCATCATCGAGCTGACCGCGCAGGACGGTCCCGAGTCCCTGCGGGTGCTCGCCGCGCACGCCGACCTGGCCACCGTCGAGTACGCCCGCGGCCAGTGCACGGTGGCCCGTGACCGGCTCCAGGACGCCTGGGAGCTGCACCGCGAGGTGTACGGCGACGGGCATCCGAGCGGCATCAAGATGCTGGCGCGGCTCGGGGCGATGCAGCGTGACTGCGGGCAGTTCGCCGAGGCACACGACAACCTGGCGTTGGCCCGCGAACTGTGCCGGCAGCACCTGCCGGCCGACGACCCGTTGGCGGCGCAGGTGGCGACCCTGGCCCGGGCGGCGGCCAATCCCGACCACGCCTGCACCCACAACCCACCCACCGCGCGGGACAGCCCGGTCGTGCCGGCCGCCCGCGTCCCACCGCACGAGAGCGGCCCGGCGGAGGCCGGCTACCAGCCATCGACACCTCCGCCGCAGCACACCGCGACGGCGGCGGGCGGGTCCGTTCCCAATCCCCGAACGCCGGCCGACGAACCCGTCGGGTCGGCGGGGTGGCCGCCGGAGCCGGCGAGCGAGTCCACGCCGTACCCCACGGATGCTCCGGTGCCCCCGTCGGTGGTCGGGCTGGCCGGCGGCACGGAGGAGCAGTCCGGGGTGTACCGGCTGCGCCGGCCGCCCGAGCCGTACGCGCCGCTCGAGCCGTACACGCCGTCCCGGTTGCTGCCGGTACCGGTGCACCGGGCGCCGCCGACGCAGCGCAACCGGCTGGTGCCGGTGCTGGTGGCCGGCGTGGTCGTGGTGCTACTCGGCGCGGCCGCGGTGATCGCCGGGGTGGCCCGGGTCGGCGGCGACGAGCCGACCCCGCCGCCGGCCAGCGGCTCCCCCACCGCCGCACCTCCGACCAGCACCGCACCCGCCTCGACCGGTGCCCCGCCCACGCCGGGCGGTATCGCGGCGCCGCCAGGCAGTCCACCCGGCACGGTGACGTTGCGCGACACCCGGGACAGCATCGCCCTGAACTGGACCTACCCCGCCGGCAGCGAGGGCCCGGTGGTCATCGCGGGTGGCCGCACCGGCCAGGACCGCAACGTCTTCGCGACCCTGCCCGCCGGCACCACCACCTACGTCATCTACGCGCTCAACCGCACCAACGACTACTGCTTCACCGTCGCGGTCGTCTGGTCCACCGACACCGTCGCGAGCTCCGAGCAGGTCTGCACCCGCCGCCGCTGA
- a CDS encoding MarR family transcriptional regulator yields the protein MTVMTRWLDSDEQRTWRAYLTASRVLMDTLDRELQRDAGMPHAYYEILVQLSEAPGRQLRMSELAQAAGSSRSRLSHAVARLEAAGWVRREDCPTDRRGQIALLTDEGFATLAAAAPGHVEGVRRHLFDALSPAQVDQLRRISETLAEHLTGS from the coding sequence ATGACGGTCATGACCCGCTGGCTGGACTCCGACGAGCAGCGCACGTGGCGCGCGTACCTCACCGCGTCGCGGGTGCTGATGGACACGCTCGACCGCGAGCTGCAACGCGACGCGGGCATGCCGCACGCGTACTACGAGATCCTGGTCCAGCTCTCCGAAGCGCCTGGTCGCCAACTACGGATGAGCGAGTTGGCCCAGGCCGCCGGGTCGTCACGCAGCCGGCTCTCGCACGCCGTGGCCCGACTCGAGGCTGCCGGCTGGGTGCGCCGGGAGGACTGCCCCACCGACCGGCGCGGGCAGATCGCGCTGCTCACCGACGAGGGTTTCGCCACCCTCGCGGCCGCCGCCCCCGGCCACGTCGAGGGGGTACGCCGGCACCTGTTCGACGCGTTGAGCCCTGCCCAGGTGGACCAGCTCCGGCGGATCAGCGAGACGCTGGCCGAGCACCTGACCGGATCCTGA